The Nitrospirota bacterium genome contains a region encoding:
- the malQ gene encoding 4-alpha-glucanotransferase → MPHYDELVHELAEICGILPEYWDIFGKKHITSVDTKKSVLRAMKISIDSSEDLISEIRRRKWSSWTGLIAPVHVLSEKALPLSVPVYIPVRERQESGLSIVWSLEDETGRTTRYTIDGAEIKVSQQQWIDGIRYIRTSLAIKHNGIGYYTLHVECRHPEKDFFGTAERLQKHAKIIITPDTCYIPPGLEKGRAWGLSVNLYAVRSERNWGIGDFSDLKKIAEWIGGLQGSLVGINPLHALPNTEPYGISPYSPLSRLYKNFIYLDVEKIPEVKQLNEERKTPVSERFREDLDMMRRQDIIHYEKVAALKEKILGEAFGIFYAKHFSGDTGRGNEFREFVREEGEALESFALFMTLWEQMKKTEKAYSWQEWPERYRTLSASEAAALKMEKKREILFFKYVQWLIDCQLREIAEDAACSGTKAGLYYDLAIGAVGGGSDAWCYQDVIATGADVGAPPDDFSPDGQKWGFPPLIPEKIKDTGYELFIRTMQKNMKYGRAIRIDHALGMFRLFWIPEGMSPKHGAYVTYPHEDLLRIIALESVRNRTMVIAEDLGTVGENVREMLKHFRMLSYRLFYFERKYPDPEFLPPGKYPEMALCAVTTHDLPTIYGYWKGRDIEVRKALGKYPNETTWRKQVRDRERDKGLILRALKSQGVLPEGIPENPKMVPEMTPELCLAIYRFLALAPCKFLLVSLDDIIGTLNQQNMPGTVDTHQNWIQKTPSTLEEIMQDERFNGLSSGLKKYFR, encoded by the coding sequence ATGCCGCATTATGATGAACTGGTGCATGAACTGGCGGAAATCTGCGGGATATTGCCGGAATACTGGGATATTTTCGGGAAAAAGCATATAACATCTGTCGACACAAAAAAATCTGTTCTCAGGGCGATGAAAATCAGCATTGATTCATCTGAAGACCTCATCAGCGAAATACGCCGGAGAAAATGGAGTTCATGGACAGGCCTTATAGCGCCGGTACATGTGCTGTCAGAAAAAGCCTTACCACTCTCGGTGCCTGTGTATATCCCTGTGAGGGAAAGACAGGAATCAGGACTTTCCATTGTCTGGTCGCTTGAGGATGAGACAGGAAGAACTACACGGTATACTATTGATGGCGCAGAGATCAAAGTTTCTCAACAGCAGTGGATAGACGGCATCAGATACATCAGGACAAGCCTTGCCATCAAACATAATGGCATCGGGTATTATACTCTCCACGTCGAATGCAGGCACCCTGAAAAAGACTTTTTCGGTACAGCCGAACGCCTTCAGAAGCATGCAAAAATAATCATTACTCCTGATACATGTTATATCCCTCCTGGACTCGAAAAGGGCAGGGCATGGGGACTTTCGGTAAACCTGTATGCAGTCAGATCCGAAAGGAACTGGGGTATCGGGGACTTTTCGGATTTAAAGAAGATCGCGGAATGGATCGGAGGGCTGCAGGGTAGTCTTGTAGGGATCAATCCTCTGCACGCCCTCCCGAATACGGAACCCTATGGCATCAGCCCGTATTCTCCTCTCAGCAGACTCTACAAAAATTTTATCTACCTTGATGTTGAAAAGATACCTGAGGTGAAGCAACTGAACGAAGAAAGGAAAACTCCGGTATCAGAGAGATTCAGGGAAGATCTGGACATGATGCGAAGACAGGATATCATTCACTATGAGAAAGTAGCAGCGCTCAAGGAAAAAATACTGGGAGAGGCGTTCGGCATTTTTTATGCGAAGCATTTTTCAGGGGATACCGGCAGGGGCAATGAATTCAGGGAATTCGTCAGAGAAGAGGGGGAAGCACTCGAATCTTTTGCATTATTCATGACCTTATGGGAACAGATGAAAAAGACTGAAAAGGCATATTCGTGGCAGGAATGGCCTGAGCGCTACCGTACGTTGAGTGCCAGTGAGGCCGCGGCACTGAAAATGGAAAAGAAAAGGGAGATCCTCTTCTTCAAATATGTCCAGTGGCTGATTGACTGCCAGCTCAGGGAAATTGCAGAAGATGCGGCATGTTCGGGAACGAAGGCAGGGCTCTATTATGATCTTGCCATCGGTGCTGTCGGAGGGGGAAGCGATGCATGGTGTTATCAGGATGTAATAGCAACGGGCGCTGATGTGGGTGCACCTCCGGATGACTTCAGCCCTGACGGGCAGAAGTGGGGATTCCCTCCGCTAATCCCTGAAAAGATAAAGGATACCGGATATGAGCTTTTTATCAGGACGATGCAGAAGAACATGAAATACGGCCGGGCGATCAGAATAGACCATGCCCTTGGGATGTTCAGGCTCTTCTGGATACCTGAAGGGATGTCTCCGAAACACGGTGCATATGTGACCTATCCACATGAAGATTTGCTCAGGATTATTGCGCTTGAAAGCGTACGCAACAGGACTATGGTGATTGCAGAAGACCTTGGCACGGTGGGGGAAAATGTAAGAGAGATGTTGAAGCATTTCCGAATGCTCTCTTACCGGTTGTTCTATTTTGAAAGGAAATACCCTGATCCTGAGTTTCTTCCACCCGGCAAATATCCTGAGATGGCGCTTTGTGCCGTAACCACGCATGATCTTCCAACCATTTACGGATACTGGAAGGGAAGGGATATTGAGGTCAGAAAAGCCCTGGGGAAATACCCGAATGAGACAACATGGCGGAAGCAGGTCCGTGACAGGGAGAGGGATAAGGGGCTTATCCTGAGGGCCCTGAAATCTCAAGGCGTTCTGCCTGAAGGCATACCTGAAAACCCTAAAATGGTGCCGGAAATGACTCCTGAACTCTGTCTTGCTATCTACCGTTTTCTCGCTCTCGCGCCCTGCAAATTCCTGCTGGTCAGCCTTGATGACATCATCGGTACGCTGAACCAGCAGAACATGCCGGGGACGGTCGATACCCATCAGAACTGGATACAGAAAACGCCATCGACACTTGAGGAGATAATGCAGGATGAGCGCTTTAACGGTCTCTCTTCCGGATTAAAGAAGTATTTCCGCTGA
- a CDS encoding glucose-1-phosphate adenylyltransferase — MAHTKVLAFVLAGGKGERLFPLTAFRSKPSVPFGGRYRIVDFVLSNLVNSHIYSIYLLVQYKSQSLIEHVRMHWGLSSVVKDHFVTVVPPQMRMGPEWFQGTADAVFQNASLIQQHNPRLVIIFGADHIYRMDIRQMMDFHLRNDAYVTVAARPAPLTLASSFGVIKCDDEHRITGFQEKPKKPSPMPGDPSRAYVSMGNYIFNKDVLLEALAKAQRNKQHDFGAHVIPGLVDTGKVYAYDFEKNSISGTMPYEEKGYWRDVGTISAFFDAHMDMLGETPLFELDNKSWPVHPSGYEGPATKILRGDIRNSIIAEGCTIRRAKIRNSFIRSGVTIENGVSVENCLIMNHVVLKKGSRLKNVIVDKMNVIDEGAEIGFDSAKDRFRCHIDASGIAIVPRSGKLIKE; from the coding sequence ATGGCACATACAAAGGTCCTTGCATTTGTTCTTGCCGGCGGCAAAGGGGAGAGGCTTTTCCCCCTGACAGCATTCCGTTCCAAACCTTCTGTTCCCTTCGGCGGAAGGTACAGGATAGTCGATTTTGTCCTGAGCAATCTGGTAAATTCCCATATCTATTCCATTTACCTTCTTGTTCAGTATAAATCCCAGTCACTCATTGAGCATGTGAGGATGCACTGGGGCCTGTCTTCAGTCGTGAAGGATCATTTTGTCACCGTTGTTCCCCCGCAGATGAGAATGGGCCCGGAATGGTTTCAGGGTACGGCTGATGCGGTTTTTCAGAATGCAAGCCTGATCCAGCAGCATAACCCGAGGCTTGTCATTATCTTCGGCGCAGACCATATTTACCGGATGGACATCCGGCAGATGATGGACTTTCACCTCAGAAACGACGCCTATGTTACGGTGGCTGCTCGGCCCGCACCGCTTACACTCGCATCATCATTCGGAGTGATCAAGTGTGATGATGAACACCGGATTACCGGCTTTCAGGAAAAACCGAAGAAGCCGAGTCCGATGCCTGGTGACCCTTCCCGCGCATACGTCTCTATGGGAAACTATATATTTAACAAGGACGTCCTTCTTGAAGCACTCGCAAAGGCACAGAGGAACAAGCAGCACGATTTCGGCGCCCATGTCATACCTGGACTGGTAGATACCGGAAAAGTATACGCCTATGATTTTGAGAAAAACAGTATCTCAGGTACCATGCCGTATGAGGAGAAAGGATACTGGAGGGATGTGGGGACTATCTCCGCTTTTTTCGACGCGCATATGGATATGCTCGGAGAGACGCCGCTGTTTGAACTCGATAACAAGTCCTGGCCGGTTCATCCTTCAGGGTATGAGGGTCCTGCCACGAAGATACTGAGAGGCGACATACGGAACAGCATTATTGCTGAAGGCTGCACGATACGCAGGGCAAAGATACGCAACTCGTTCATCCGGAGCGGCGTCACCATTGAAAATGGCGTGAGTGTGGAAAACTGTCTCATAATGAACCATGTTGTACTCAAAAAAGGAAGCAGGCTCAAGAATGTTATCGTGGATAAGATGAATGTTATCGACGAAGGGGCGGAGATCGGTTTTGATTCTGCCAAAGACCGCTTCCGCTGTCATATCGACGCGTCAGGGATTGCTATTGTTCCCCGGAGCGGAAAGCTGATAAAAGAGTAA
- a CDS encoding HAD-IIB family hydrolase, which yields MTLSGRSRVVIFTDLDGTLLDFSTYSFEKAFPALASIRQEHIPLVLCSSKTRKEIEYYRQKMGNLHPFISENGGGIFIPSDYFDFQVQAPDTAIGRKGDYLVIRLGAQYSMLRNAIASLKKEGFRIRGFGDMSIAEIAEVTELSISEAAMAKERDFDEPFLFEGDERETGRLLMAIKAQGLHSTRGRFFHLLGDTDKGRAVAILISLFRKKFGRVTTVAVGDNPNDIPMLEKTDYPVIVQQHDGSYNQTIQIPGLIKAEGIGPEGWNRALLTLLSAFRSGEQ from the coding sequence ATGACTCTTTCCGGCCGTTCACGTGTAGTCATTTTCACCGACCTTGACGGCACCCTGCTTGATTTTTCCACGTATTCATTTGAGAAAGCCTTTCCGGCGCTTGCGTCGATTCGGCAGGAACACATCCCGCTTGTGCTCTGTTCGAGCAAAACGCGGAAAGAGATCGAATACTACCGGCAAAAGATGGGGAACCTGCATCCTTTCATTTCAGAGAACGGAGGAGGAATCTTCATCCCTTCCGATTATTTCGATTTTCAGGTACAGGCTCCTGATACCGCAATCGGGCGTAAGGGCGACTATCTTGTTATCAGGCTTGGCGCACAATATTCTATGCTGAGAAACGCAATCGCATCACTGAAAAAAGAAGGCTTCCGCATAAGAGGGTTCGGAGACATGTCGATAGCTGAAATCGCGGAGGTTACGGAATTGAGCATCAGCGAGGCGGCAATGGCAAAGGAACGTGACTTTGACGAACCCTTTTTGTTTGAAGGGGACGAAAGAGAAACGGGCAGGCTTCTCATGGCGATCAAGGCACAAGGACTGCATTCAACACGGGGAAGGTTTTTTCACCTGCTCGGCGACACCGATAAGGGCAGGGCTGTAGCGATCCTGATTTCGCTGTTCCGGAAAAAATTCGGAAGAGTCACGACTGTTGCAGTCGGCGACAACCCCAACGATATTCCGATGCTTGAAAAAACGGACTATCCGGTGATTGTGCAGCAACACGACGGGAGCTACAACCAAACGATACAGATCCCGGGTCTGATAAAAGCTGAAGGCATTGGGCCGGAAGGATGGAACAGGGCACTCCTTACTCTTTTATCAGCTTTCCGCTCCGGGGAACAATAG
- a CDS encoding mechanosensitive ion channel domain-containing protein: MEKFLERLLSDPLIDKLIYAIATVAIIIILVVFFKRYLARYIKDTDTRYYARKYISFIGFVLAFLLIGAIFSERIGKLTVVLGVAGAGVAFALQEVIASFAGWFAISVSGFYRIGDRVQLGGIKGDVIDIGLLRSTLMECGEWVKSDQYTGRIVRIANSFVFKEPVFNYSGDFPFLWDEITVPVKYGSDHEHARKILRQVTEETVGDYIASAKHAWSDMLMKFRIEEAKIEPAVTIMLNDNWIEFSVRYAVDYKSRRLVKDRLFTRILEEFARTDGRVSIASTTLHLVETPVIDVRIDEKARKSQDKT; encoded by the coding sequence ATGGAAAAATTTCTGGAACGATTGCTGTCTGACCCGCTAATCGACAAACTGATCTATGCCATCGCGACCGTCGCTATCATCATCATCCTTGTCGTGTTCTTCAAGCGGTATCTCGCCCGGTATATAAAAGACACGGACACACGGTACTACGCAAGAAAATACATCTCCTTTATCGGGTTTGTTCTGGCGTTTCTGCTCATCGGCGCGATTTTCAGTGAACGCATCGGAAAACTGACCGTTGTTTTAGGTGTTGCGGGCGCAGGGGTCGCATTTGCCCTGCAGGAGGTGATTGCAAGTTTTGCGGGCTGGTTCGCGATTTCGGTGAGCGGTTTTTACAGAATCGGGGACCGCGTCCAGCTCGGGGGCATAAAAGGGGATGTCATTGATATCGGGCTGCTGCGTTCGACACTGATGGAATGCGGAGAATGGGTCAAATCGGATCAGTATACCGGGCGGATCGTTCGCATTGCGAACAGTTTTGTGTTCAAAGAGCCGGTCTTTAACTATTCCGGCGACTTCCCCTTTCTCTGGGACGAGATAACCGTGCCTGTAAAATACGGGAGTGACCACGAGCATGCCCGGAAAATCCTCCGCCAGGTCACAGAAGAGACAGTCGGGGATTACATCGCCTCGGCAAAACACGCATGGTCTGATATGCTCATGAAGTTCAGAATCGAGGAGGCAAAAATCGAGCCGGCGGTCACCATCATGCTCAACGATAACTGGATCGAGTTCTCGGTCAGGTATGCAGTGGATTACAAAAGTCGCCGTTTGGTGAAAGACAGGCTATTCACCCGCATTCTGGAAGAATTTGCGAGGACTGATGGTCGAGTTTCGATTGCATCCACCACCCTTCACCTTGTCGAAACACCCGTCATCGACGTGAGAATCGACGAAAAGGCAAGGAAGTCACAGGATAAGACCTGA
- a CDS encoding glycerate kinase: MNSTHHTTAADIFQSALQAVSPYGAVKRYCSYIESAFASGRYTQLQVVGFGKASCPMAKAIEDCMPDLARRGFIITKYRHCMESGLLAMQVREAGHPLPDENGFHGTTEIMDILRKSDEKTLIVCLISGGGSSLLVSPYSGITLSEKQRITDLLLKAGADIYELNSVRKHLSRVKGGRLAELAHPAGIISLILSDVIGDRLDVIASGPTAPDKTTYHDAWAVLEKYRLLEKAPGNVLDILRKGVTGAIPETPKEQDAVFRKVQNIIIGSNRKALEAAKAKAEELGMHAEILSSAIAGEARDTAKLLAEKALTIKNSGSARSGRPLCLISGGETTVTVRGNGVGGRNMELALAFAIAIGGTDGITLLSAGTDGTDGPTDAAGAIVDGDTAGKARNAGLNADEYLAANDSYNFFSQLNQLLITGPTGTNVMDIQLIVIE; encoded by the coding sequence ATGAACAGCACCCACCATACCACCGCTGCTGATATTTTTCAGTCTGCATTGCAGGCAGTTTCACCATACGGTGCGGTGAAGAGATACTGCAGCTACATTGAGTCTGCATTTGCATCAGGTAGGTACACTCAGCTGCAAGTTGTCGGATTCGGCAAAGCCTCATGTCCCATGGCAAAAGCAATCGAGGATTGCATGCCGGATCTTGCCCGCAGAGGTTTTATCATCACGAAATACCGGCATTGTATGGAATCCGGTCTCCTCGCGATGCAGGTCCGTGAAGCAGGACATCCCCTGCCGGATGAAAACGGCTTTCACGGGACCACAGAGATCATGGATATCCTCAGGAAGTCCGACGAAAAGACTCTCATAGTCTGCCTGATATCCGGAGGAGGCTCTTCACTCTTGGTATCACCGTATTCAGGCATAACGCTCTCCGAAAAACAGAGGATCACCGACTTGCTGCTCAAAGCCGGAGCGGATATCTATGAACTGAACTCCGTAAGAAAACACCTCTCGAGAGTAAAGGGGGGGAGGCTTGCCGAACTTGCACATCCTGCGGGGATTATTTCACTGATTCTTTCCGATGTGATCGGTGACAGACTCGATGTGATCGCATCCGGACCTACAGCTCCCGATAAAACCACATACCATGATGCATGGGCTGTCCTTGAAAAATACCGGTTGCTGGAAAAAGCCCCTGGAAACGTCCTTGACATCCTTCGCAAAGGAGTTACAGGTGCGATCCCCGAGACACCCAAGGAACAGGATGCGGTCTTCAGAAAGGTGCAAAACATCATAATAGGAAGCAACAGAAAGGCCCTTGAGGCGGCAAAGGCAAAAGCTGAGGAACTCGGGATGCATGCGGAAATTCTCTCTTCTGCAATTGCCGGTGAGGCGCGGGATACTGCAAAACTGCTCGCTGAAAAAGCATTAACGATAAAAAATTCAGGAAGCGCCAGATCCGGCAGACCGCTGTGTCTTATCTCGGGCGGTGAAACAACCGTTACCGTCAGGGGGAACGGGGTGGGCGGAAGAAATATGGAACTTGCACTGGCCTTTGCTATCGCAATCGGAGGTACAGATGGCATCACCCTTCTTTCTGCAGGCACTGACGGAACAGACGGGCCAACAGATGCCGCCGGAGCGATCGTCGACGGTGATACCGCCGGAAAAGCCAGAAATGCCGGACTGAATGCGGATGAATACCTTGCAGCCAACGATTCATATAATTTTTTCAGTCAGCTCAATCAGCTTCTCATTACCGGACCTACCGGAACAAATGTGATGGACATCCAGCTCATTGTGATAGAATAA
- a CDS encoding type II toxin-antitoxin system prevent-host-death family antitoxin has protein sequence MTVGIKELKAKLSSYIDMVNQGEQVIVTEHGKEVALIIPISNERRALRALIEAGKAHWSGGKPYGVHGVKIKGKLMSETILEERI, from the coding sequence GTGACCGTTGGCATTAAGGAGCTCAAGGCAAAACTGAGCAGTTATATCGATATGGTAAACCAGGGAGAACAGGTTATTGTCACGGAACATGGCAAGGAAGTTGCGCTCATTATTCCGATCTCGAATGAACGGAGGGCGCTCAGGGCGCTGATTGAAGCAGGCAAGGCCCACTGGTCAGGGGGAAAACCTTACGGGGTGCATGGCGTGAAGATCAAAGGAAAGCTGATGTCGGAAACGATACTGGAAGAACGCATATGA
- a CDS encoding type II toxin-antitoxin system VapC family toxin, translated as MILYLGTSALVKLYLEEPYSDIVRSWIKEYEIIATCRIAYTEMISALEKRFRMHDLSKSDYEMVLKKFAQDWPDFAIIDFDEREAAVFVKKYGLKHFDSIHLSAAKLIQRERKDISLAFSSADESLCRAAAAEGLKVLSFL; from the coding sequence ATGATCCTTTATCTTGGCACAAGCGCGCTTGTGAAATTATACCTCGAAGAGCCATATTCAGATATTGTCAGGAGCTGGATCAAGGAATACGAAATAATCGCAACGTGCCGCATTGCATATACCGAAATGATATCTGCCCTTGAGAAAAGGTTCAGAATGCATGATCTCTCCAAGAGTGACTACGAAATGGTACTGAAGAAATTCGCTCAGGATTGGCCAGATTTTGCTATTATTGATTTTGATGAGCGTGAGGCGGCGGTTTTTGTGAAGAAATACGGGTTAAAACATTTTGATTCCATTCACCTGTCCGCGGCAAAGCTCATCCAGAGGGAACGAAAAGACATTTCGCTCGCGTTTTCATCGGCTGACGAGAGTCTGTGCAGGGCTGCTGCGGCAGAAGGACTGAAGGTTCTCTCGTTCCTGTGA
- a CDS encoding glycosyl transferase, whose amino-acid sequence MADFYQTGVVATFHRLGAVDIDKIESELSWYVNERPLALVLPSLYSELAGDALKGIIRELQSVQYVSEIIVTLGPASEEEFKHAKEFFSVLPQKTRIIWNSGPRIVEVYKAIEAADLPIGLPGKGRSAWMAYGYILSERHFHGIVLHDCDILTYNRALLARLCYPVINPSLDYDFCKGFYSRVTDRLHGRVTRLLVTPLIRSLQKILGYLPILVFFDSFRYPLAGEFSMDIDLARVNRIPGDWGLEVGVLAEVYRNTSTRRVCQVDIAENYEHKHQELSSEDSEKGLHKMCVDICKSVFRTLASEGIVFSEGFFKTLMATYVRTAQDMLKRYEDDAAINGLYFDRHEESLAVETFTSGIRKAAEVITEDPLGVPLIASWDRVTSAIPDILNQIKEAVEDDNQ is encoded by the coding sequence ATGGCCGACTTTTATCAAACAGGAGTTGTCGCGACTTTTCACAGACTTGGCGCAGTAGATATTGACAAGATCGAATCGGAACTGTCCTGGTATGTCAATGAACGTCCGCTTGCGCTTGTGTTGCCGTCGCTCTACAGCGAACTTGCCGGAGATGCATTAAAGGGGATTATCAGGGAGTTGCAGTCAGTCCAATATGTCAGTGAGATTATTGTGACTCTCGGACCCGCATCTGAAGAGGAATTCAAGCATGCGAAGGAATTTTTTTCTGTTCTTCCCCAGAAAACGAGGATTATCTGGAACTCCGGACCGAGAATTGTCGAGGTGTACAAGGCGATTGAAGCTGCTGATCTCCCGATCGGCCTTCCCGGAAAAGGAAGATCTGCGTGGATGGCGTACGGTTATATTCTTTCAGAGCGTCATTTCCACGGAATAGTGCTGCATGACTGTGATATCCTGACGTACAACAGGGCATTGCTTGCAAGGTTATGCTATCCGGTCATTAATCCCAGTCTTGATTATGATTTCTGCAAAGGCTTCTACAGCAGGGTCACCGACAGGCTTCACGGAAGGGTAACCCGGCTGCTCGTTACACCCCTGATCAGGTCGCTCCAGAAGATCCTCGGGTATCTGCCGATTCTGGTCTTTTTCGACAGTTTCAGGTACCCTCTGGCAGGAGAGTTTTCGATGGATATAGACCTTGCGAGGGTGAACAGGATACCCGGCGATTGGGGGCTTGAAGTGGGGGTGCTTGCAGAGGTCTACAGGAACACCTCTACCCGGAGAGTCTGTCAGGTTGATATCGCAGAGAATTATGAACACAAGCACCAGGAACTCTCTTCTGAGGATTCAGAGAAGGGACTCCATAAAATGTGTGTAGACATATGCAAGTCTGTTTTCAGAACGCTGGCATCTGAAGGTATCGTGTTTTCCGAAGGGTTTTTCAAGACGCTCATGGCTACCTATGTGAGAACAGCTCAGGACATGCTCAAGAGATACGAGGACGATGCAGCGATCAACGGTCTTTATTTTGACCGGCATGAGGAAAGCCTCGCTGTCGAGACATTTACGAGCGGGATCAGGAAGGCTGCTGAGGTGATAACTGAGGATCCCCTCGGCGTGCCTCTGATTGCGAGCTGGGACAGGGTCACCTCTGCAATCCCCGACATCCTGAACCAGATAAAAGAGGCTGTGGAAGACGATAATCAATAA
- a CDS encoding LysM peptidoglycan-binding domain-containing M23 family metallopeptidase, translating to MRNILIISAAVFIMFVVIRSNFSIKETPHGSPPVQENCREISGTVSKGETLFDIFRRYSLDMDEFLKIKEASADIHRLKDLYPGRTYRILIDEQNKINAFSYWIDEDNILSITRTDSGFCAEKVCVDYEKRVQHIGGIIQDNLITSMGEGRENVMLALQLSDIFAWDIDFTTDLRKGDTFRIVVEGYYLEGEFRKFGDILSAEFVNNGETYHAYRFVQNGEPGYYDDEGKSLRRAFLKAPLSFRRISSSFSKNRFHPILRISRPHHGLDYAAPSGTPVSAVGEGTVLFAGHKGQYGKLVVLKHPNGWKTYYGHLSRIGKGVRQGKKVHQGQIIGHVGSTGVATGPHLHYELRIRNKPVNPLSIKMPKGRAIPGNLMAEFKDLKHRMDTEIASIALPYLADASGDTKNKL from the coding sequence ATGAGGAATATTCTGATTATTTCCGCTGCAGTATTCATCATGTTTGTTGTCATACGGAGCAATTTCAGTATTAAAGAGACTCCGCATGGGTCTCCCCCTGTTCAGGAGAACTGCCGCGAAATCAGCGGGACGGTCAGCAAGGGGGAAACACTTTTCGATATCTTCAGGAGATACAGTCTGGATATGGATGAGTTCCTGAAGATAAAGGAGGCTTCTGCTGACATCCACAGGCTGAAGGACCTGTATCCCGGCCGCACATACAGAATTCTGATCGATGAGCAGAACAAGATCAACGCCTTTTCCTACTGGATAGATGAAGACAATATTCTTTCGATAACCCGCACCGATTCGGGGTTCTGCGCCGAAAAGGTCTGCGTTGATTATGAGAAGAGGGTTCAGCATATCGGGGGAATCATACAGGACAATCTCATTACGTCCATGGGTGAAGGAAGGGAAAACGTGATGCTGGCCCTCCAGCTTTCGGATATCTTCGCCTGGGACATAGATTTTACCACTGATCTGAGAAAAGGCGACACATTCAGGATTGTGGTTGAAGGGTATTACCTGGAAGGTGAATTCAGAAAATTCGGCGATATACTTTCTGCGGAATTTGTAAATAATGGAGAAACATATCATGCCTACCGGTTCGTACAGAACGGGGAACCCGGGTACTACGACGATGAGGGGAAATCCCTGCGGAGGGCATTCCTGAAGGCGCCTCTCAGTTTCAGGCGCATCAGTTCCAGTTTCTCAAAGAACCGCTTTCACCCTATTCTGAGGATTTCCCGGCCGCACCACGGCCTTGACTATGCTGCTCCTTCAGGTACCCCCGTTTCTGCGGTGGGTGAAGGAACGGTACTGTTTGCAGGACATAAGGGGCAATACGGAAAGCTTGTGGTGCTGAAGCATCCCAACGGCTGGAAGACGTATTATGGACATCTGTCAAGGATAGGGAAGGGGGTCCGTCAGGGGAAGAAGGTTCATCAGGGCCAGATTATCGGACATGTCGGTTCGACAGGTGTTGCAACCGGCCCGCATCTGCATTATGAGCTGAGGATACGGAATAAACCGGTAAATCCGCTGTCAATAAAAATGCCGAAAGGCAGGGCTATCCCCGGAAATTTAATGGCCGAATTTAAAGACCTGAAGCACCGGATGGATACGGAGATCGCATCAATTGCGCTCCCGTATCTCGCGGACGCTTCTGGGGACACCAAAAACAAACTGTAG
- a CDS encoding DUF5752 family protein: protein MAEKIQEIMPFEFRQCISIEKATGKKARNIRELKEMISTVSDECIFHHTYQYFLKGHILEYTSDFAHWAGESLEESSLSERLSNIDPYDFREISDLRNEIVRVIDEYLAKFPEPRDVMPGDEFHFNETVTLIFPLGIRARNLAEFLTAMRYINTASIYYHFYEARIRLGGGIDDFSRWIEDVFGKKKLAARIRAIDPFMHTLDAIKNHIIEEIEEEVRKDMEVIDRCLTSM, encoded by the coding sequence ATGGCAGAAAAAATACAGGAGATAATGCCCTTTGAATTCAGGCAGTGCATCAGCATCGAAAAGGCAACAGGCAAAAAGGCGAGAAACATCCGGGAATTGAAGGAAATGATCAGCACGGTAAGTGATGAATGCATATTTCATCATACCTACCAGTATTTTTTAAAAGGTCATATCCTCGAGTACACCAGTGATTTTGCTCACTGGGCAGGGGAAAGTCTTGAAGAGAGTTCACTGTCCGAGCGTCTTTCCAATATAGACCCTTACGATTTCAGGGAGATCTCGGATCTGAGGAACGAGATTGTGCGGGTGATCGACGAATATCTCGCGAAGTTTCCCGAGCCAAGGGATGTGATGCCCGGTGATGAATTTCATTTCAATGAAACGGTCACGCTGATCTTCCCCCTCGGCATACGTGCCCGCAACCTTGCGGAGTTCCTGACTGCAATGAGATATATCAATACCGCCTCAATTTACTATCATTTCTACGAAGCGAGGATACGTCTCGGTGGAGGGATCGATGATTTCTCCCGATGGATCGAGGACGTCTTCGGAAAGAAAAAACTCGCTGCGAGGATAAGGGCGATCGACCCCTTTATGCATACCCTCGATGCAATCAAAAATCACATCATCGAGGAAATCGAAGAGGAGGTCAGAAAGGATATGGAGGTGATAGACCGTTGTTTAACCAGTATGTAG